tgtgccttcaccaccagcctgagtgctgctggcagaagagcagcttCACCTCTTCTGACTTTCTCCGTGGTCCAGTTGCTCAAATACTCAGGTAGGACCTTGCCcatgttgccattctctgggaagagctgaaTCACCTCCAGGCCCCTGGTTCGTGCTGGAAGGAAAGGACAAAGCAGGACTGTCACcaagcagcaggacacagacaGAGGTTTCCAAAGCTGGGAGTTTTAGCTCCCAGATTTTCCTCAGGAGTCACAAAGGGACTGGCTGAGGTTTCACAGACATctgcaaactctgggataaggcagcaGTTTCTAAGGGAGATATCTGGGATTTGGGGAAACTCTCTTTTATTAGGAGAATGACCATAAAGACACCACTGGTGGCAAGACTCTGGTGGCTCACCACCTCTTAGAGAGAAGTTTCACTTGGAAATAAGAGTTGTAGGGCACTGAGAGAGAAAATCAAAGTGTTTACAAGCTGCAGTGGCTTTGCTGGCCTGCAGAGCTTGCAGGGAGCCCGGCTGCCAAAACTCCTCAGTCTGGGGCTGTCTGAGAGAGGGAAGACTGCTGGTTTGGTGTCATTTCAGGTCACTGCAGGCAAACCACCAATCTGGGCAAAAACTGCAGCTGGGCAACTGAGAAGATGTTGACAACATCTTGCTGCTGCCACTCAACACCCAGCAATTCTGGCTGTCTGCAGAAACAAACTCACCTCTCCTTCCCAGAGCACAGGCCAGCTCACTGCCCAGAAAACCACCCCCAATGATTGTGATGGACTTGACCTCTCTTGAAATCTTCTCCAGGTTTTTGAAGTCCTCaatctgaaagaaaaaatattttcatttcaaacaggaatagcagcagcagacccagcagccccaaagagagcagcagcagcagcagcagacccagcagccccaaagagagcagcagcagcagcagcagacccagcagccccaaagagagcagcagcagcagcagcagacccagcagccccaaagagagcagcagcagcagcagacccagcagccccaaagagagcagcagcagcagcagacccagcagccccaaagagagcagcagcagcagcagacccagcagccccaaagagagcagcagcagcagcagacccagcagccccaaagagagcagcagcagcagcagacccagcagccccaaagagagcagcagcagcagcagacccagcagccccaaagagagcagcagcagcagcagacccagcagccccaaagagagcagcagcagcagacccagcagccccaaagagagcagcagcagacccagcagccccaaagagagcagcagcagatccagcagccccaaagagagcagcagcagcagcagacccagcagccccaaacagagcagcagcagcagcagacccagcagccccaaacagagcagcagcagcagcagacccagcagccccaaacagagcagcagcagcagcagacccagcagccccaaacagagcagcagcagcagatgttctTGTCCAGTTTTTCTCTTTGAAATAAGAGCAAATCTCTCACaggatcctagaatggctcaggttggaagggatctcagagatcatctactctaacctccccaccatggacagggacaactctcaactagaccaggttgctcatgcagtctgcccttaaacacctccggggaggAGGCAtcaatgacctccctgggcaacctattctagtcTCATCCTGAAGACCCAGTCTAGCCCTAATCTTCCTTAGCtcaaaaccattcctccttgtcctatctccaGACATTCTTATGAAAAGTCtttttccagccttcctgtaggatcccttcaggctgctctaaggtgtccccagaatcttctcttctccaagctgagcaaAACccaggagagctgtgaccaaCCTCCATGTGCTTTATTCACTTTGCCCCAAGGCACGGGATGAAGGTGAAGAAACTCCATGAAGGCAGCATGGACATCAGGTTATGAGACTATCAGAAAATGATCTGAGCCAATTCAAGAGCTACCACCATGAGCTAATCACTAACTGTGCTTGCTTCAGTTCTCAGAGCCGGGCCAAGCAGAGGGGTGGTCTAGCAGACTCTACCCTGGGGGAAAAGGACTCAAGAGCAGAGGGAGGTCACCAGGTGAGGGAGGCAgctgccaaggcagggctgtgctggatgCACAGCagagtgaggcagctggaagtgTCAGCTCAGGGTTTGCAGGCTGGCCCcaggcctggcagcagctcgGTTACCTTGCGGAACAGCGTCAGCCGGCGCTgcacctccttccctgctcGTTCGATGGCAGGCAGGTTCCTGGGGGAGCCACCTggggacaagggcagagacagAGGCATGAGCCCATGGCCATGTCACACTGGCTGTCcaggcacaggatcacagcatcacaggatgctaggggttggaagggacctccatagttcatcgagtccaacccccctgccagagcagggccatagacatctagagcagattgcacaggaatgcatccagacagggcttgaaagtctccagtggagactccacaacctctctgagcagcctgctccagtgctccatgacctttaCAGGAAAAAGCTCTTCCTCACGTTgatgtggaacttcctgtgctgtagtttatatccactaccccttgtcctatcacagggcacaagtcagaagagtctgtccccttgtcccctctctcctgacccccagccctcaggtatttataaacatgggTTAggtcctctctaagtcttctcttcacaaaGCTCTCCTCAACCTGCGCTGCTCAGTGTGCTCCACTCACTGGTGCTGTCTCAGTTTTGAACACCAAAGCCTttctgtgtgagcagcaggtgacCCAACAGTCACTAAGGCTCTTCACCTTGCTCCACTGGCTCCAGCCAGCTTTGGTCACCAGTGCTGGagaactgctgctggagcagtgctctGTGCAAGCAAGAGCTGGttcttctgctcactgctgctacAAGCAGCATTTGGAGAGGCTGCCCCACACCTGCAAGGGAAGTCACTTTCTCCCCTGCTCGTCTTCCCAGGACAAAGCTTTGAAGAGAGAAGATtggctggtgccaggcaggtgaAAAACTCCAGGGCAAGGCTGTGTGACTGCCCTTTGGGTGGATGTCTGACTCATGCAGATAAAGGCCACTGCAATGAAGCCTGGCACAAGGCAAAGGAGCAAACCCAACGACTTACCAGTGGCAATCAGACATTTGTCATAGGAGATCTGGGTACCATCACTGAGCTTCACAGTGTTGCCTCTGACATCCATGTGCACGACCTGCAAGATGAGACAAGCAGGAGAGCTCAGCTTTGGTGCACCATAGCCCACTTGAATTCAGCTGCACAGACCAGGAATGGGAGAAGCAAACTGGGAGGTAACACTGCCCCACCTCCAAGTTCAGGAGGGTGGGAGAAGAGTGGAAGTAGAAACTGAGGCCATCACAGATCCAGCTGATCTTTCCAAGATCTGATCTTAGGAAGTGGACCCAGACACTTGGCGTGATTGAGCAGTGAGAGGAGTCACTGGCAGCTGGTTTTAGCAGCAAACAAAACGCTGAGGAAGTAAGTAAACAGAGGCCTCACCACAAGCACTTCCACCTTCCCTGCTGACTTTATAACccactgctcagaccacctTCCTTTCCCCACCCTCTGACCaaagcacagcccagctcccagctTGTCTCACCTTGCCTCTAAGCTCCACAAATTCCTGCCCCACTCCCAAACTCTActcatcctttcctcttcctcattTTCCCCTCACTCAGCTCACTACTCCTCACAGCTTCTGTTTTAAATCCTCACTCGTGCTGTCCTTAGGTCCTAGTGGTCATGGAGGAGTTGGGTGGAAGATTGAACTTCATGGccttagaggttttttccaacctcaatgattctatgattcaatgaaggAAGAGGACAGCACGACCCCCGGCCTGAGGACAGGAAATAGAAGGTGAGAAAGGAGAGCAAGTGACCACACTAAGTGGGTTGGGAAGAGGTTTTTGGAGTTGTGTTGAGGTCAAAACGACATCtccaacacctgcaggcacagctgagccaggagctcaggcaggcagctgccaaaCAAGGTTATTTCAACAGGAGATTTTCTGCCTTGTGTGTGCCTGGGAACCACCAGACTCCAGCTGTCTTTTGACagccttagaggtcttttcccaccataatgattctatgataggagaGTCCTTGTTTCAACAGATCCTTTCCCCAAACCTGTGGGTTCTTCCTCAGCCAGCTCTCCACAGCACATCCCCACTCCTACAGTCTCAGCTCAGAGTGCAGGCCCAAGCCTGGGAAGAGCTGTGTGATGCTAGGACAACAGCCAGGGCTGTACCCACCTTCTTGCCACAGAGAACAGCCACTCCACCGTTCTCCACGAAGGGAAGGTCACGCACAGGGACGTAGAATGAGGGCGGCTGGAAATAGATGCTGAAAAGAGCTCCGTTAGCAAAGGGCACCTGGGGTGGTTCAGCCCGAGaggagacctcctggctctctgcaactccctgagaggaggctggagccaggtggggattggtctcttctgccgaggaacaagggacaggacaagaggaaagggcctcaagttgcaccaggggaggctgaggttggacattagaagaaagttcttgtctgaaagggttttcaaagACTGCaacaggctctgcagggaggtggtcgaatccccatccctggagggagggGTTTAAAgaccacagagatgtggtgcttagggccatggtttagcaccagccttccTAGAGTTAGagaattctatgattggctCTACTGGATATCTTGCAGGTCTTTTTCATCCAAACTATTTCATGAGCCTACCTCATGGAGTCAGCAACCCCAGTGCAAACCTCCACACAAGCTCCACAGACACCCCCCAGGGCTCTGTCTCCTCTTTGCTCAGCCTAGTGACAACACAGCCagggctctcctcacagcacacaCTGAGACAAGAGATGCCCTCAGTGACCCCACTCCAGCACCCTGAggtcctccagagctcagcagtcATTCCCTCACAGCAGTCTGCTCATCACCAGCTTGTCACCAAGCCCTGCCCTTGGTCCCTGCTGCCACTCACCTCCTCTCCTTGCCATTCCACTGCTTAAAGCGCAGAGTCTCCGTCACTTTGGGATCATCTGAGAACCAGAGCTCTTTGGAAAGGGGTGGCCTCATGTAGGGCAGGGCAGGATCTTCAGACACAATCAGCACCTTGAACAGGTCATTAAACAtgtcagctctgccagcccagggcagtgcccacACACTGAAGCAGGCACAGTACTAAGCTGTACATCTCTTACCCGGGCACCAGGGTCCCGAGCCCGGATGgacctggcagcagcaaaggcagcagttcCTCCACCAATCAGCAGGAAAGGGACATGAGATGGGACCTCAGGgcgagctcctgcagctgcaggggacagAAGATGAGGCACAGATCACTGGGAATGCAGCAGGGACACCAGCCCAgtcccacagccctggcacacacagcctgccttGGGCAAACTGCTcttctttgtgtcccttccaccccaacagCCTTCCCAAGAGCCACGCTGCTGCTCCACACACTGCTCTGAGCTCCACTCTGATGGCTCTCTCAAATCAAGCCAGGTTTGACCAAAATGAGGCTTTTCTGGATGAGCCCAGCTAGGCTTCAGGGCCATGGCAGAGCTTCAAGACAAGCCAGGAGCACAGCTTTTAGCAGGGGGCTTTTGTTCCTCCATTGCTGATCCACTTTGCTTTAAGATGTTAAGGAGAAGGATGATCTGCATAAGGAGCTCAAAGTGCAACCACTTGGGCAGCCTGTCAGCAGGTCTCTGGACCAGTCCAGTTAAGAACACTGATAACATTTCCCCAGTTGGGTGAAGTCCCTGCAAAGGCCACAAAATTCCCTTCCAGCATCTAATATGCTACTACAGAAGCTTCACAGGAGACCAGGACACTCTGCAATAGATTCAGGACAGCAAAACCACTCCTGTCTTCTGCTCTGGCCAAACACCACAGCAGAGACCCAAGAGTTGGGTCTTACAGGAAGGGACAGAGCTGAGCTAGCAAGGAGGATTCACCACACCAGGAGGAGGGATACAACCAGGAGGTCATTCCAGTCAGGAAGCAACTTTCAAAGCCAAGCTGCCCAAAACAACAGGCCTTATTTTTCTGTACTTGCACTCTTAGAGGAGCTTCTCCCACCAGCAGGTCCTGTTCCTAAGCAACAAGCAGTTAAACCCTAGGGAGAAGGGAACCAGTTACAGATGACTATGGAGACTCACCTGCTGTGCCCCCAGAAGCAGCACCTGTACCTgaaagagaagagactgactgagTCTAGAGCAGCAGAGATTGTggaggatgctgcagctctgggctgagtCAAGAAGATCCCAGATTCAGAGGTTCTCTGCTCTGAGTGGGTTGAGCATCTTCTGCTTCAGCATCTGGGCTCTCACTCTGTCCTGCAGCCTCACCCCTGACAAACACCTTCCATCCTCTCCCTCAGACGAAGGCAAACAGCTTGGTCCTGTCTGCAGGGAGGCCCTTCTGGTGGCTTTCCAGCAAAGTGACACAACACAGCCCATCTGCTAAGACCCaaagccactgctgccaccaaACAGATCACCTGGCTCAGCAGTTCAGCTCCTGCAGTTTGAGATCTCATGAACAGACCTTCAGGGAGCAACCTGTGATCCACACACAGCCTCAAAGCAGCATCAAGAGCCTCACCAATTGTCCTGATTGCTCCTTCCACACGTGGTTCAAGCAGGACACCTCTTGAACACCCAGGGATGTGCATGGGATGAGGacgtggcacagcacagcaggttttGTGCTGGCAGAGTCCACCAGCCCTGTGGAGTCAGTGTCTttgccatgctgtgccagggtaagAGCCAAAAGCAGGGTGAAATCACTCCTCCTTTTACcacagaaggcagcaaagaggCCCCAGAGACCATCTGCTTTATCCTCAGGATTAGCTGTGAAACTGAGCCATGCTCTGGGGCATGGAAATCCAGCACCATCTTCTGTGCTGAGAACACTCAGGGAGTCCCAGCAGAACAATAGCCCCGTGATGGATGCACAGCTTGTGCTGATCTGTGCTTCCCgaagggctctgctctccttgtcTCTGCCCCTGGAAGAAATCCAGGATGGGCAtgaagagctgagagcagctctgctgagaccccacctgcagtgctgtgaccagctctggagtcctcagcacagcagagacatggagCTGTTAGAGTGGGGtcagaggaagccacagcaatgatgggaacgctggaagccctctgctgtgaggctgaaagagtttgggttgttcagcctgaagaagaaaaggctccagggagacttcctGGTGGCCTTTCAATGCTTGAAGGGGCTGAGAAGGAAAGtcggggacagacttttgagcagggcctgttgtgacaggacaaggggtcatggtttgaactcaaagagggagattcaggctggagagaagggagaaatgtttgacactgagggtgacgagagcctggcccaggttgcccagagaggtatgAGATGACCCATCCttggcaccattgcaggtcaggttgtttggggctctgtccctgctggctgcagaggggttggattgaatgagctttaaaggtctcttcaacccaaaccattctgtgtttctgtttcagagGTCTCCAGTCTCTGTCTGaaagcagagcccaggctgggacTCACCGGGAGGGGAGGATTCGCCATCCTGAGAGCGTGAGGTGATGGTGGAGACGCGGCTGGTGAAGCGCTCTTTGTTCTCTCTCAACGTTCTGAACACCTGAAGACAGACAAGGAGGTGGTCACCCTGTGCACCTCACAGCACCCACTACCTTCTGCTCCCACCCCCTGACAGGCTTTTGTCTGTCCTGCATGCTCAGAAAAGCCTTCTGCTTCTAGTACAACGGACCAAAACAGCCCTCGTGGGAAAAAAGGGGCCCACCAGGGTGTTTGTCTACAGCTGCAAGTGGAAAGCAGTCAGGACAGGACCTGCTCTGCATGAGATGGGATCTATCTTGGCTGTCTGGTTGCTTTCCACAAGCAATGCACCTTTCTGCAGGTGTCTGCTGAGGATCAGTTTCACGAGGAACCAGAGAGAGCAAAGGAAATGCAGCCAACCCTGAGGCcatctgcaagctgcagcacagggctgtggaaAGGGAGACAGTCAAGGTAAAAATCCATCCCCAGCTCCAAaaccctgcaggagctggacaGGACAGACAGGCCTCCTGGCTTTCCTAAGCCAGATGCTACAGACATGATGGggtctagagactttcaagatgtGTGATATGCCCTAGATGACCCTGCCTTAGCcagaggattggacttgatgatctccagaggtcacttccaacccctacccttctgtggttctataacATTAGCAGAGGTGACATCACTGATGTCAGCAGTGCCCTCCGGAGGCGGGAGGTGGCTGTTCTAGGCAAGAACCTTCAGCTGAGGACAGTCCTACGTCCCAGTGCCAGTCTCTTGTGTGTCTCTGTTAAACTcagggcacagccagcagctcagtgctacAGGAAGTATCTTTAAAGACATCATTTAACCTCCAAGAGAAACTGGGAAGGTAGAGAAGCAAAACCAATGCTTGAGGTAGGTTGCAGCTTGATGTTGGCCCCTGGAGCTGACCAATTTTAAGGCAAAACCTCCCCTTGCTAATACTCCAGGTGACACAGGCACGATGTTGAGTCTCATTCTGTGTTACAAAAGAGGCCAAGCCTGCCAAGATAGCCTCTGCCCAactgctgggtttggggtggtGGAGGAATATCAAAACTGGGCCATCTCCAGTAAGAAATCAAAAGCCTCTAAAATGGGAAGGCACAACAGGGAATGGTGATGTCAAACCAGTGTTAGCTAACCAAAAGGGTTGTGACATGCAGACTGGGTTTGACAAAAATGAATGCCTCGGGGGAGCTGAAATCTCTTTTGCTCCCTCACCATTCTGCGTTTCACCAGTCAGCAGAATTAGAGCAAACAATGCCAAACAGCAGCTGAGGCACCACTATGCCAGGCaccagagaaaaaaagagcacagcacagacagataAAAGCATGTCCAGGGAACCAAAGCATGTTTAAAGtacccaaaccccaacaactcAGTGTTGAACAGAAGTAAAATAAAGACATTCTTGAAGCTTTTTTGTTTAAATATGTAGAAGTCCAGATTAACAAAACCCCCTCTGCTTCTCCAAGCAGAACCAGCCAGCAAGTTTTTAAGGGGGTctgaagggcagcaaagagcaAACTAAATCTGATCTCTCAgaatgaaaaaataaagaagactGTTCTGTACATGTCAAATGGGGTCTTGGGGGTAAATCATTCCAAAGGGACACTGCCAAGCTCCTTCTGGTCAGAATGACAGAAAACAGGAACTCTGCCAGGTAACAGAGTGGTGTTTGATGGTATTTCAGTGCTCTGGAGGAATCACAAATCAGTCAAGATTTTATTTAGAGGAtgatttccttttctcctcctgatAGAGGAGATGAGTTAGTTAATTTGTGTTTTTCTGATGGTGATAAATCAAAGGTGGCCACTTTGGGGTAGTTTGAGATGTCGGAGAGTTAATTCCAAGgcaatggtttttttttttgcccatcAAAACTTCCCTGTTTGAGGCTATCCAATTTATAAACTTACATTATTTGACAGTGACCCTTGAAATTCAATACCTGAGGCCATGGAGCACAGGAAAATTGGTTCAAAGGAATGGTGATGTTGGGATGACAGCCAGAAGGGtccctccctccaccccctCACCCAAGGAAACACATGGATTTAAGCATCTTACATAAACTCCTGTCCCAGTGACTGTTCCTCCTACTATTAAGTACAACAATAGgttgctgccagctttgccaggggcACCTGAAGACGTCAGGGATCTAGAAGGGCATCTTAGGTGATGACAATGCAAAACTGTAGGTGAAGACAGGCaatggaagagaagagagggacAGGGCTGAGTATTGAGGAGGGTTTGTGATTaaacagagaagcagaaagTGCTTTCCAATTTCAGTTACCTGATTTGTCACCAAaaagcacagcagggcacagcaaaaGGGTATCTACAGGGAAAAGACTTTTCCTTcatgtggaggtgttcaagagtgAATGTGGCACTTGGGACATGGTGCAGTGGTTcgtggaggtgttgggtagaagcCTGGACTTaatcttagaggtttttttccaaccttaatgattctatggttctgaatTTGGTTTATTCCCCAGGAGCCTTCTGCACATGAAGAGTTTCATTAGCAGAAAACCAGGACTTGGAACTTACTGAAAATGATcctccaagagaaaaaaaattgcaacTGAGATTTGTAGAATGTGACTCAGCCACTGCCAGgctatgctgctgctcttcagctttCCAGGAATGGGACTATGCCtccaagccaggctggaaaGCTTTCTTCTTTTGGGTGGTTTAAGCAGCATGTGAACGTAGGCTCACCAGTTTGGGGGTGACTTAGTGCACTGGATCTAAACACTGCTGCTCTCAGTGGAGACTGGGCAAAGAATGGTCTGCTTTGGTGTTTAGAGCATCTACCACCCAACTCTTCAGGaacttccaaccaaaacaattctatgatggtttaatggccatggttgtgttgggttgatgattggacttaTCTTGGAGGTCgtttccaagccaaacaattctatgattgcatgGACATGGTTTATTTGCCACAGTGGAGTTaggctggtggttggacttggtggtattgggttggtggttggacttatcttggaggtcttttccaacccaaacaattctctgattgtATAGACATGGTTtactggccatggtggtgctgggttgatggttggacttggtctcggaggccttttccaagccaaatgattctctgattgcaTTGGGCATGGTTtactggccatggtggtgttgggttgatggttggacttgatcttggaggccttttccaccccaaacaattctatgattatacgaatgtggtttaatggctatggtggtgttgggttgatggttggacttgatcttggaggtcttttccaacccaagtgattctgtgatactactAACATAAACAGAACAACAGACAGAGCTGTGCATGGTTGTAGCATGTAAATAAAGGGTGAAGCTGACAGGTAACTGAAATTAAGACTTCAAACCATAATTACCCTAAGAAGTTAATTTCCAGCCGGCTCAGTTAGCTCCCCTTGAAGTTTCCTGAGGGAGGAAACAGCTACAGAGATACAAAGCTAAGTGAAGTCAGCTGGAGTACAGCCAAGGCTTGACAGGAGAGAAGGACATCAGCTTCTTCCCAGGAGCCACCCTTCTACTTACATAGACACCTGCTCCTAAGCTGGACAGGCTCACAATAAGGACAAAGAGCGAGCTATCGCCCTTGCCCCCGGGCACACCAGAGCCAGCCACttgtctgctgggctgcaggtctAGGGGCACACTCCAGCGCTGCAGCAACTTGCCTGAGGAACACAAGTTattagagaggggaaaaaaaacccacaacaaacaaacagactgTCAATGCAAAGGTAGGCTTGGAGGCGGAGAGAGAGAGTCGTTTCTGAAAGCTAGTTAAGGAGCCCCGGGTTTGAAACGCCCAGAACCACAGCTGAGTGACTGTAGGGGATtcacagctccaggcagctgtgggcacCAACAACATCTGGAAGATCAGAGACTCACTCAGCAAATCAACAGTAGGAGCAGTTACAAGGAAGCCAGAGACTGTTT
This genomic window from Pogoniulus pusillus isolate bPogPus1 chromosome 19, bPogPus1.pri, whole genome shotgun sequence contains:
- the AIFM1 gene encoding apoptosis-inducing factor 1, mitochondrial isoform X2; the encoded protein is MFRCCVAAALRPLSPAPRGRAAAAVLHCHHLRCPSRSLTSSGAPGKAGSNLLLYLIVGGTVTGTGVYVFRTLRENKERFTSRVSTITSRSQDGESSPPGTGAASGGTAAAGARPEVPSHVPFLLIGGGTAAFAAARSIRARDPGARVLIVSEDPALPYMRPPLSKELWFSDDPKVTETLRFKQWNGKERSIYFQPPSFYVPVRDLPFVENGGVAVLCGKKVVHMDVRGNTVKLSDGTQISYDKCLIATGGSPRNLPAIERAGKEVQRRLTLFRKIEDFKNLEKISREVKSITIIGGGFLGSELACALGRRARTRGLEVIQLFPENGNMGKVLPEYLSNWTTEKVRREGVNVMPNAVVKSVSLSGSRLVIQLKDGRKVETDHIVAAVGLEPNVELAKSAGLEVDSDFGGFRVNAELQARSNIWVAGDAACFYDIKLGRRRVEHHDHAVVSGRLAGENMTGAAKPYWHQSMFWSDLGPNVGYEAIGLVDSSLPTVGVFAKATAKDTPKSATEQSGTGIRSESETEAEASEVHISPSSSPTPQVPKQGEDYGKGVIFYLRDKVVVGIVLWNIFNRMPIARKIIKDGEEHDDLNEVAKLFNIHED
- the AIFM1 gene encoding apoptosis-inducing factor 1, mitochondrial isoform X1, which translates into the protein MFRCCVAAALRPLSPAPRGRAAAAGKLLQRWSVPLDLQPSRQVAGSGVPGGKGDSSLFVLIVSLSSLGAGVYVFRTLRENKERFTSRVSTITSRSQDGESSPPGTGAASGGTAAAGARPEVPSHVPFLLIGGGTAAFAAARSIRARDPGARVLIVSEDPALPYMRPPLSKELWFSDDPKVTETLRFKQWNGKERSIYFQPPSFYVPVRDLPFVENGGVAVLCGKKVVHMDVRGNTVKLSDGTQISYDKCLIATGGSPRNLPAIERAGKEVQRRLTLFRKIEDFKNLEKISREVKSITIIGGGFLGSELACALGRRARTRGLEVIQLFPENGNMGKVLPEYLSNWTTEKVRREGVNVMPNAVVKSVSLSGSRLVIQLKDGRKVETDHIVAAVGLEPNVELAKSAGLEVDSDFGGFRVNAELQARSNIWVAGDAACFYDIKLGRRRVEHHDHAVVSGRLAGENMTGAAKPYWHQSMFWSDLGPNVGYEAIGLVDSSLPTVGVFAKATAKDTPKSATEQSGTGIRSESETEAEASEVHISPSSSPTPQVPKQGEDYGKGVIFYLRDKVVVGIVLWNIFNRMPIARKIIKDGEEHDDLNEVAKLFNIHED